The stretch of DNA CAATTCTTCAACGAATCTGGACAGCACGCCATCACTCTCTTCATCGTCATCGCCCTTTGCCGTCGCAATGGCCATGCTCGATGGCTCGAGCTCTTTGATTCGATTACGAACTTTGACATCGTATGGATTCGAGCGGACGAGGAGAGCGTAAGTGGCGATAGCCACGATACCGAAAATAATGTACGGAATGCTCACGAGAGAACCAGCCATAACGGGGGACCCTTTAATATTCAAAATTGACGATTTTCCGAATCCACAACGCGCCAACAAGTTGTGCTGCAGCTGTGGCGACCAATAACATCGGACGATCGATCAAAAATTGGGCGTAGTCTGGGGCTGTGAGGATGATTCCGATAAATGCCGCCACTGGCAAAATGATCAACACAACCGCCTGCGTTCGGCCTTCGCCGGTGAGCGCACGCACCCGTTCTTTTAACTTTAACCGTTTGCGAATCATTCCCGACAGGTTGTCGAGCAGTTCAATGAGATCGCCACCGGAGCGGGATTGAACCAAAATTGCGACAACAAAGATTTGCAGTTCCATAATCCCCGCGCGCTGGGCGAGTTGACGTAATGCCGACTCGCGACTGATGCCTAGATTTTGCTTTTCGTGACAACGAGCGAACTCCGTCGAAATCGGCGGCTCAAAGTCGGTGGCAACAATTTGCAAGGCGGAGGGAATTGTTTGACCAGCTTTGACCGCCCGGCTGATCATCGAAAACGCTTCAGGGAGTTGGCGGGACATCAATTTTTGCCGCCGCTGTGTGCAGACCATCAACACGCCGAATGGTGACAACATTCCGGCAATCCCCAAAGCCGCGCCCAACCACCAAAACCACAAGGACCCGACGGAGGCAGCCACAACACCACATGCGAGACAGCACAACAGAAACATCGTATTGGACCATGTGCTGCCGGTCAGTTCGATTTGCTGCCGCAGCCATTCGCTCCAGGTTTGACGCATGAAGTCCCGGTTTTGTAGCCGTTTGATATCCTTAAACAACGAGACGGTTTGATGGCTATCAGGTTGCTTTGATATTCCTTTGACGCGTTCGCGCACGGCGATTCGGTAGCGGAATAACCACTCGTAATACAAAACACCGAGGCTCAGCGCGAAGGCTGCAGATGCGGCAAGTGTCAGTGCGATAAATACTGTTTGGTACATCAGAATCCTCGCAGATGGTCGACACGGTCGAATTCGTAATCACCCCGCTCAAAGATTGAACGAGGCAGATCCATGCCTGCGGCCCGAAATCGTTCGAGGCATTCCGGGATAATCCCGGTTGTTTCAAACTGACCGACAACATGGTTTTGATCATCGACGCCAGTTTGCCGAAAGGTGAAAATGTCATGCATGCTGACACTCTCTCCTTGCAGTCCGGTTACTTCAGAGACTTGAATAATTTTGCGCTGGCCACCTGGCAAACGCGCGACTTGTACGACGATCTGGATGGCAGATGCAATTTGACGATGGATGAACCACATCGGCAATTCCGGTGCGGCCATTCCGACCAGCATTTCAAGTCGGCTCAGGGCGTCACGAGCTTCATTGGCATGAATCGTTGACATCCCCCCTTCGTGTCCGGTGTTCATAGCTTGCAACATGTCAAACGCCTCAGCACCGCGGCATTCACCCACAATGATCCGGTCCGGTCGCATTCGCAGCGCATTGCGGAGCAATTCGCGGGAGTTCACTTCGCCCTTGCCTTCCAGGTTGGACTGCCGCGTCTCCATACGTGCCACATGCGGTTGTTGCAATTGAAGTTCCGCCGCGTCTTCAATGGTCACCACGCGCTCATGCGCAGGGATAAATCCGGACAGCGCATTAAGCAACGTTGTCTTACCGCTCCCTGTGCCCCCCGAAACGAGAATGCTCATGCGGGCTTTGACGCATGCCGTCAGAAAATCCAACATCTGAGGAGATGCCGATTGACGGGCCACGAGGTCGCTCATAGAAATCGGCCGCGCCGAAAAACGCCGAATGGAAACGAGCGCACCATCCAATGCCAAGGGTTTGATCACAGCATTGAGCCGACTGCCGTCCGGCAATCGTGCATCGACCATGGGACTCGCTTCATCAATCCGCCGCCCCACGCGTCCGGCAATCCGCTGCACAATTTCCACCAGGTGATCCAAATCGCGGAATTCGACGGAGGTCTCCTCCAGATTTCCGCGACGCTCAACAAAAACACAATGCGGCCCATTGATCAGAATGTCGGACACCGTGGGGTCGTGCATCAGCGGTTCAAGCGGTCCCAGCCCCATCATGTCGTCCAGCAATTCGTCGATCAATCGATTGCGATCCGCCTGGCTGATTAAATCAGAATGCAGGCCGCACAATTGCTCAGCTCCACGGCGCAACTCATCCCGCAGAATGTGCGGATCCACCGAACGCAGCACGGAAAAATCCATGTCGCTGATCAGTTGTTCGTGAAGCTCGGCCTTCAATTCCTGAAATCGAGGGTCGCGATTCGCATCGCTGGCCGATGTGATTATTGGAGACGCTTCCAGCATGTTTCCAAGTCCTAATTAACAGAGGGGAAAGTTATTTGAATGCAGCCATTTCTCATTTGGCAAAACTCAGTGAGTTCATCGCGACGGACAATGCCGCCTTGACCGAACTCGGCCGTTTGGGCGGCTTCTGCGGTACGGGTGCTTCGTGTCGCCTGATTAAAGTCTCTGCAAATCCTGCGATCGCTTGGCTGATTTTTGTATTGGGGCATTCGCAGACCAATGGGTTCCCCACATTCACCGCTCGCAGCGTCGAGACCGGGTCATCGGGGATCCGATGAATGTCCGTGACCTGCAACACTTTGGTGATAGAACTTGTCGCCAGTTCGGTGGAATGCCCCGACCCCAGTACGACAACGTGAATGTTTTCTCGCGGTAGGCGATTTTGTGTCATCAAATCCATGTGTTGTTTGGCGCGACGCAGCGAGACAACATCGGGTCGCATCGTCATCACAATGTCGTCACTGTCAGCAAAGGCACGCAGTTGTTCGGCGTGTTGGAGGTCCTCGGAATTAACAATCACAAAATCATGCAACCGCTGGGCCAAGCCGATGATTTGGTGGCACACTTGCGGTCTGACGCTCCGCATGTCGATGAACGTATTCGGCCCCGCCAATAGCCGGATCCCCGAGTCGTGA from Symmachiella dynata encodes:
- a CDS encoding type II secretion system F family protein; amino-acid sequence: MYQTVFIALTLAASAAFALSLGVLYYEWLFRYRIAVRERVKGISKQPDSHQTVSLFKDIKRLQNRDFMRQTWSEWLRQQIELTGSTWSNTMFLLCCLACGVVAASVGSLWFWWLGAALGIAGMLSPFGVLMVCTQRRQKLMSRQLPEAFSMISRAVKAGQTIPSALQIVATDFEPPISTEFARCHEKQNLGISRESALRQLAQRAGIMELQIFVVAILVQSRSGGDLIELLDNLSGMIRKRLKLKERVRALTGEGRTQAVVLIILPVAAFIGIILTAPDYAQFLIDRPMLLVATAAAQLVGALWIRKIVNFEY
- a CDS encoding CpaF family protein, yielding MLEASPIITSASDANRDPRFQELKAELHEQLISDMDFSVLRSVDPHILRDELRRGAEQLCGLHSDLISQADRNRLIDELLDDMMGLGPLEPLMHDPTVSDILINGPHCVFVERRGNLEETSVEFRDLDHLVEIVQRIAGRVGRRIDEASPMVDARLPDGSRLNAVIKPLALDGALVSIRRFSARPISMSDLVARQSASPQMLDFLTACVKARMSILVSGGTGSGKTTLLNALSGFIPAHERVVTIEDAAELQLQQPHVARMETRQSNLEGKGEVNSRELLRNALRMRPDRIIVGECRGAEAFDMLQAMNTGHEGGMSTIHANEARDALSRLEMLVGMAAPELPMWFIHRQIASAIQIVVQVARLPGGQRKIIQVSEVTGLQGESVSMHDIFTFRQTGVDDQNHVVGQFETTGIIPECLERFRAAGMDLPRSIFERGDYEFDRVDHLRGF